In Nitrospirota bacterium, the following proteins share a genomic window:
- the lepB gene encoding signal peptidase I: MKGDNKKLTNKKSKFREYAEAIIIALLLALLIRTFVIQAFKIPSGSMIPTLTIGDHLLVNKFIYGIRIPFVSGRFLVFKEPQRGDIIVFEYQEDPKRDFIKRVIAVGGDKIEIKDKVVYVNDKAINEPYVVHKDKSIDMGPRDNLSRRIVPKGKFFVMGDNRDQSHDSRFWGYVDFDKIKGKAFILYWSWDSKENWIRWRRIGHLIY; this comes from the coding sequence ATGAAAGGAGACAATAAAAAATTGACCAATAAGAAATCAAAATTCAGAGAATACGCAGAAGCTATAATTATAGCCCTGTTACTTGCCCTTTTGATAAGGACATTCGTAATCCAGGCATTTAAAATACCTTCAGGCTCTATGATACCGACTTTGACCATAGGTGACCATCTCCTTGTCAATAAATTTATTTATGGCATTAGAATCCCCTTTGTAAGCGGGAGATTTCTGGTCTTTAAGGAGCCACAGAGAGGTGATATTATAGTATTTGAGTATCAAGAAGACCCTAAAAGAGATTTTATTAAAAGGGTTATTGCTGTAGGCGGCGACAAGATTGAAATCAAAGATAAAGTGGTTTATGTGAATGATAAGGCCATTAACGAACCCTATGTGGTCCATAAAGACAAAAGCATTGATATGGGGCCGAGGGACAACCTCAGCCGCAGGATTGTCCCAAAAGGCAAGTTTTTTGTCATGGGTGACAACAGGGATCAAAGCCACGACAGCCGTTTCTGGGGATATGTGGATTTTGATAAAATAAAAGGCAAGGCATTTATACTCTACTGGTCGTGGGACAGCAAAGAAAACTGGATCAGGTGGAGGAGGATAGGACATCTTATTTATTAG
- a CDS encoding riboflavin synthase: MFTGLVECSGEVSSIKKTPTCARLVVKADLGRDVKIGDSIAVNGVCLTVVNSDSGIAFDISPETMKSTNLGNLKVRDKVNLERALTPTDRLGGHIVTGHVDAAGTIMERRQTGEYTYYRIEVPEGVMRYLVKKGSVAVDGISLTVVSLDETSFTVAIIPHTMEVTNIGDKTAGDTVNIEADILGKYVERFLSREKIEDPHRKDPGLMKTLMEEGYIK, encoded by the coding sequence ATGTTTACAGGGCTTGTTGAGTGTTCAGGCGAGGTTTCTTCAATAAAAAAAACACCTACATGTGCTCGCCTTGTGGTAAAAGCAGATTTAGGTAGAGATGTAAAGATCGGCGATAGCATAGCAGTAAATGGGGTTTGCCTTACTGTTGTTAATTCTGACAGTGGCATTGCATTTGACATTTCTCCTGAGACAATGAAGAGCACAAACCTCGGCAACTTAAAAGTCAGGGATAAGGTAAATCTTGAGAGGGCACTTACTCCGACAGACAGACTCGGCGGTCATATAGTAACAGGCCACGTTGATGCTGCTGGGACAATAATGGAGAGGCGACAGACAGGGGAATACACTTATTACAGAATTGAGGTGCCAGAAGGGGTGATGAGGTATCTCGTTAAAAAAGGCTCTGTGGCAGTGGATGGCATAAGCCTTACAGTGGTAAGCCTCGATGAGACATCATTTACTGTGGCCATAATTCCCCATACCATGGAAGTTACCAATATCGGCGATAAAACAGCAGGAGACACTGTGAATATAGAGGCAGATATCTTAGGAAAGTATGTTGAAAGATTTTTGAGCAGGGAGAAAATCGAAGATCCGCACCGGAAAGACCCAGGTCTAATGAAAACCCTGATGGAAGAGGGATATATCAAGTGA